In one Amaranthus tricolor cultivar Red isolate AtriRed21 chromosome 8, ASM2621246v1, whole genome shotgun sequence genomic region, the following are encoded:
- the LOC130820524 gene encoding DNA repair protein RAD4, with product MAGNEESSTKQKKSKGKSKFQSVDIIRDNQPLKFRQISTNNNLEEEPQFEDNDAEWEEGCIQYSSFDNNGNNDKDIKGVTVEFDALPESPKKKRIRRVTAEDKEYAELVHKAHLLCLIARGRLIDAACDDPLIQAALLSLLPPHLLKISETSQLTANALTPIISWFHQNFHVKGLDSAEKPFHSALTSALEAHGGSPEEVAALSVVLFRALNLTTRFVSVLDVASLKPDHDVDELPYFESRRHRKGIFSSSTLMVSGMSTGASLSKSSTANGKNILGTFVKRENLSTDIQVKDSLESNQLKHSDQTIGETQNSSEDDKRPKRKGDLEFEMQLQMAMSSTALIAPERKLEASTSDSPSSPLHSCSPFKKLKRIAEESSSSSQAISTAFGSRKVGAPLYWAEVYCSGENMTGKWVHIDAVNAIVDGELKVEAAAAACKKSLRYVVAFAGHGAKDVTRRYCAKWYKISPHRVFSEWWNAVLSSLKELELRATSGVVPLHQCGMKSTDIMGEKSKHLNQGCASGKSSFAENYVNFDKEHQKFAISSSSIDNRGALEDIELATRALTEPLPTNQQAYRNHPLYAIEKWLTKYQILHPKGPVLGLCSGHTVYPRSCVQTLHTKERWLREGLQVKENEPPSKVVKSNSRKRSGQAVEIDEFSETGSDGVVSLFGKWQTEPLRLPPAVDGIVPKNERGQVDVWSEKCLPPGTVHLRFPRLVPVAKRLGINFAPAMVGFEFRNGRSVPVYEGIVVCTEFKEVILEAYAEEEQRRHEEEIRKEERQALSRWYQLLSSMVIRQRLNNTYVYNQESETVAVPFKTEKKTCADITNLNEITEPCQEKVCATKIIGSDMLTQDHEHVFLTDDESFDEDSMTRSKRCRCGVSIQVEEL from the exons ATGGCGGGAAACGAAGAATCGAGTACTAAGCAGAAGAAATCCAAAGGGAAATCAAAATTCCAAAGTGTAGATATCATCAGAGACAATCAACCTCTGAAATTCCGCCAAATTTCCACTAACAATAACCTAGAAGAAGAACCCCAATTCGAAGACAATGATGCTGAATGGGAAGAAGGATGCATTCAATATTCTTCATTTGATAACAATGGTAACAATGATAAAGATATTAAAGGTGTAACTGTTGAATTTGACGCTTTGCCTGAGTCTCCTAAGAAGAAACGTATTCGAAGAGTTACTGCAGAAGATAAG GAATACGCGGAGTTAGTGCATAAGGCGCATTTGCTATGTTTGATTGCAAGAGGGAGACTAATTGACGCAGCTTGTGATGATCCTCTTATTcag GCTGCTCTACTGTCACTTTTACCACCACACTTGCTGAAGATATCAGAGACTAGCCAACTTACAGCAAATGCTTTGACTCCTATTATCTCTTGG TTCCATCAGAATTTTCACGTGAAAGGACTTGACAGTGCCGAGAAACCATTCCATTCAGCTCTGACATCCGCTTTGGAAGCACACGGAGGAAGCCCTGAAGAG GTTGCTGCACTGTCTGTTGTACTATTCAGAGCTCTAAATCTTACAACGAG GTTTGTGTCGGTTTTGGATGTAGCTTCCTTGAAACCAGATCATGATGTAGATGAGCTACCATATTTTGAGAGCAGGAGGCATAGGAAAGGTATTTTTAGCTCTTCCACACTTATGGTTAGTGGAATGAGTACGGGAGCAAGTCTTAGCAAATCATCTACTGCCAATGGAAAGAATATCCTTGGAACTTTTGTTAAGCGAGAAAATTTATCAACAGATATTCAAGTGAAAGATTCACTTGAATCTAATCAATTGAAACATTCAGATCAAACAATAGGTGAGACTCAAAACAGTTCTGAGGATGATAAGCGTCCTAAGAGGAAGGGAGACTTAGAGTTTGAGATGCAGTTGCAAATGGCAATGTCCTCCACTGCATTGATAGCTCCTGAAAGGAAACTTGAGGCTTCTACAAGTGACTCTCCTAGTAGTCCATTGCACTCTTGCTCTCCTTTTAAAAAACTAAAGCGAATTGCTGAAGAATCTTCGTCATCCTCTCAGGCTATATCAACTGCTTTTGGATCCAGAAAGGTAGGAGCTCCATTATATTGGGCAGAGGTCTACTGCAGTGGTGAAAACATGACAGGGAAGTGGGTCCATATTGATGCTGTTAATGCTATTGTTGATGGAGAGCTGAAGGTCGAGGCCGCAGCTGCTGCATGCAAGAAGTCTTTGAGATATGTAGTTGCGTTTGCTGGACATGGGGCTAAAGACGTCACACGCAG GTACTGTGCAAAGTGGTACAAAATATCGCCACATAGAGTATTTTCAGAATGGTGGAATGCTGTGCTATCTTCATTGAAAGAGCTGGAGTTACGTGCAACAAGTGGAGTTGTCCCTTTACATCAGTGCGGTATGAAATCCACAGATATTATGGGAGAAAAATCAAAACATCTCAACCAGGGATGTGCTTCAGGAAAGAGTAGTTTTGCAGAGAACTATGTAAATTTCGATAAAGAGCATCAGAAATTTGCTATCAGTAGCTCCTCAATTGACAATAGAGGTGCCCTGGAGGACATAGAATTAGCAACAAGGGCATTAACTGAACCCCTTCCTACTAATCAACAG GCGTATAGAAACCATCCATTGTATGCTATAGAAAAATGGCTTACCAAGTATCAGATTTTGCATCCTAAAGGTCCTGTACTTGGTTTGTGTTCTGGTCACACTGTTTATCCAAGAAGTTGCGTACAAACACTCCACACGAAAGAAAGATGGCTTCGTGAGGGGCTGCAAGTTAAAGAAAATGAGCCTCCTTCAAAG GTTGTGAAGAGTAACTCTAGGAAACGTAGCGGACAGGCTGTTGAAATAGATGAATTCAGTGAGACTGGTTCAGATGGAGTTGTTTCTCTGTTTGGGAAGTGGCAAACTGAACCACTGCGTTTGCCCCCTGCAGTAGATGGAATCGTACCTAAG AATGAGCGTGGTCAAGTGGATGTTTGGTCTGAGAAGTGCCTACCTCCAGGCACTGTACATCTGCGATTCCCAAGGTTGGTTCCCGTTGCAAAGAGACTTGGGATCAATTTCGCTCCTGCTATGGTTGGATTTGAGTTTCGAAATGGACGCTCAGTTCCTGTATACGAAGGCATTGTGGTCTGCACCGAATTCAAAGAAGTAATTCTGGAG GCATATGCAGAGGAGGAGCAGAGAAGACATGAAGAAGAAATCAGAAAGGAAGAGAGACAGGCACTCTCTCGGTGGTACCAACTTCTCTCATCTATGGTTATCCGGCAAAGGTTAAATAACACATATGTTTACAATCAGGAGTCAGAAACTGTGGCTGTGCCTTTCAAAACCGAGAAAAAGACTTGTGCTGATATTACAAATTTGAATGAAATAACTGAGCCTTGTCAAGAAAAAGTGTGTGCAACTAAGATTATTGGATCAGACATGCTCACACAGGATCACGAACATGTCTTCTTGACAGATGATGAGAGTTTTGACGAGGACAGCATGACACGGTCTAAACGGTGTCGTTGTGGGGTTTCAATTCAGGTGGAAGAACTATAG